Within Enterobacter sp. RHBSTW-00175, the genomic segment GCGTCAGCACATTGTCGGTTAGCCCCACGGCGCGAATAATGTCGTGGATGCGCGCAAGACGCTCCGCTCGCGGCAGGGACTGATGCAGGGTTAAGGCTTCTTCAAGCTGGGCGGCCACGTTTTTCACCGGGTTAAGGGCGTAGCGCGGATCCTGAAGCACCATCGCAATACGGTTACCGCGCAACGCCTGCCAGCGTTTGTTATTCAGGGTCAGCAGGTCGTTGCCGAGCACGTTAAGCTGGCTTGCGCTCACGATGCCCGGCTTGCGCACCAGCCCCATCAGGGCGCGGGCGGACATGGATTTTCCTGAACCCGATTCCCCAACCAGCGCCAGGCGTTCATTGCCAAGCGTAAAGCTCAGGTTGTTAACCACGCGCGCGGTGGGGTAGTCGATATTCAGCGCATCGACGATGACGCGTTGTTCAGTCATGTTGCGGCTCCAGTACATCGCGCAGGCCATCGCCCAGCAGGTTAAATGCCAGGCTGGCAAACAGAATTGCACCGCCCGGAATGGCGGCAATCCACCACTGGTCAAAAATGACCTGCATCCCGTCGGCAATCATGGCTCCCCATTCTGCCATCGGTGGGCGCGCGCCCAGACCGAGGAACCCAAGCCCGGCAGCAGCCAGAATAATTCCGGCCAGATCCAGTGCCAGACGCACAATCGCCGACGGCAGACACAGCGGCAGAATGTGGCCTAAAAGCAGCCGGAACCCGCGGATCCCCATCATTCCGGCAGCAGCCAGATAGTCGCTGTGACGCAGGCGCT encodes:
- a CDS encoding ABC transporter ATP-binding protein gives rise to the protein MTEQRVIVDALNIDYPTARVVNNLSFTLGNERLALVGESGSGKSMSARALMGLVRKPGIVSASQLNVLGNDLLTLNNKRWQALRGNRIAMVLQDPRYALNPVKNVAAQLEEALTLHQSLPRAERLARIHDIIRAVGLTDNVLTRYPGELSGGMGQRVMIAIALINNPQVLIADEPTSALDARLRNQILELLVQQCEERQMAMLLISHDLPLVAEHCDRVLVMYQGEKVDEMAANQLPQASHPYTRTLWTCRPDASTFGQMLPTLDRTQPWKEASNGTR